AATAGCGCGGCGTCGAATTGGCACCAAGAATTTAGCATGAACAGCATCAATTAGCCATACCGATTACGGAGGGGCACGGGGGAAACAGATTGGTGCGGCAAATCTCGGGTGATCCCCATCCTCTCCGAAGGCGGCACCCTCATAGTGGACGACCCGTCACGTCAGGCAGGGTCGAGGGTCCCAAGAATGGCACCATGAATCGGCCGCGGAATGGTTCTTTCGACCATCCCGATTGCGCATTACCATTGAGATTATCGGATAACGCTCCTGCCGGTACGGCTGGCTCTACAGGACAGGCAACTGGCCTCGGAGGTACCGTGATGGCGATTTTGACACCAGACATGCGGCGCGTTGTGGGTGAGCAGCGGCTGGGCTATGTTGCGACAGTCACTCATCGTCGATCCAAACGTTGGCGAAGGAGTAATCCTGTCGGCGATCGTCCTGCTTGCCGCTCTCGGGTCATGTAGGCAGGCGCTCGCGTAGGTGATGAGGAGGAGGGTGGCATGGGTTCGGAGACGCAGGAACAGGCCGCGGCCCGGTTGCTCAAGGTTATCGCAAACGCTGAAAACCAGGTTCTTCCCGGTTTCTATGCATTTGAAGCGATGCCCGACGGCCTCGTCCAGGCACGTGCTGAGGCTCTGGCGTGCGTCCGAGACGGCGAGTTCTGGAGCCAGTTGATCCCAGTCTCGCATCCAGGCAAAGTAAAAGATCTATTCAAGATTTTTCAGTTCCGGTTCAACCCCGAGTTCGATGCCACCGGTTTTGTCGGCTGGTTGCATCCCCACCTGGCCCGGACGACGGGGGCTGCGAGTATTGTCATATGCGGCAAGGACCGCCGGGGCGATGAGTTCGGCCACGGGCGCGGCAACATCTTTGACTACTGGGGTTGCCCAGCCGACCGCGCCGGTGAGGTGCTTGCTGAAGTTCAATCGCTCATCGAGCGCGGTAGCGGCGGCAACGCATCCGAGTAGCCATTGGAATCCGACCCCAGCTTCAAGAGATCCCGTGCTCCTCGCGGCGCCAAGAAGATTCATCTTTGCCTGCTCCTCCCCGGCGGTTTAGTAGCGCTCCCAACCGCCCAGACCCTCCTGTATCCGAACCCGATGGTGGCGGCCGATCCGAGCCATGGAGCGGATGTGATATCGCTCGTGATAAAGCATGCGACCGAGCATCTTGCGTGTGCTCCACCAGCGCTTGTTGCCGGCCTGCACAATGCGTGCGCGCTCCTCGCGGGTCATGCGGGAGAGCCGCGCGACGACGCTCGACCGCACTGTAGCCAGGTGCTCGACGGGATCCGCGATGCTCGCCGCGGGATCGGGAGGAGCGCCCAGGGCCACGCGCTCCAGGTACCATTGCTCGGCGTGCGCCACATGGCTAAGATGCTCGCCAATGGTGCGCTTTTGTCCAGGGCGCGACCAGTTCAGTCCGTCGGGAGGCAGGAGATCGAGCAGTTGCATTGTGTCGGTCCGCATGAGGCGCATCCATCGGAGGAGGCGCAATCGTCGGGCCACGTATCGAAGAACAATAGACTCGGTGCTGGCGGTGCTGGGAGAGACCGCGCCGGCACGACAATAGCCGCGACGGTCAACATGGCAGCCGCAACCGCGGCATCGATCACCATGCTAGTTATCCGGGACTTCTGAACGATCGTCGACTCTTGAGATCTCGAGAGGCACCTGTCAACGAACGGCCCGGCCGCTTCCGATTTCGGCGTCTACACGCCGGACACCCATGTCCCATCGCATACCGCGTCCCGCGTCTCGGACAGCGCCGATAATGAATCGGTCCGCGTGTCTGGAGTTCCATCGGCATTCCCCCTTTGCGGAATACCCACCGCGCCAGCACCGCCTTTCAGGCAGCCCCTGATTCGGGATTGCTTAAACGCCTTTCCGAAAGTCTCGGATGAACGCTTGTGGGCCCTCGTGGTTTCGAACCACGGATCATCGACTTGTTAGGTCTGGCGACATGATACACTTATTGGCGTAGAGGAGATCGAGGGTTCGGTCCCCGCCGCCTCAGGCGACAAACGGCACTGCAGGCCAAGTCGCCAAATCAGGAATCCCCCTCCCGGCACCACGGAACGTTTTGTTCGAGTTGTTGCTTCAGCCCCGGTCCAAACTCAAACAGCTTGCACGCCAGCGCCTCGTGAGTAGTCCAGATATCTTTTGGCAGGATAGTTCACGGTACTACGTCGGCGCGGATTACGCCGTGAAGAGGGACTCGAGGTTGAGGATGAATCCCGCGAGCTCGGGGTCGAGCGAGACCGTCTTGGAATCCTGGTGCATCTCGGGCTCCCGCCCGGGGCGGTAGACTTCGACGGTCCGCCGGTCGGGGTCGACGAGTACGCCGACCCGGGCGCCGTTGGCAAGGTAGGCGCGCATCTTGTCGCGCAGCTCGGCGAGCGTATTGCTTTCTGATCGGATTTCGAAGACGGCATCCGGGCAAAACGGTCCAAGTTTCTTCCGGTCCTCGATCGTGAGCGCGTCCCATCGGTCCCGGCGCACCCAGGAGGCGTCGGGCGAGAGCACCGAGCCGTCGGGCATCCTGAAACCGGTCGAGGAATCGAAGACGACACCAGGGCGGTCGGATTGGTTCCAGTCGCGGAGCTGGCCGACCACCTCGCCGCTGGCGCGCCCGCTCTCCATTCCCGCCGGCGTCACGATAAGCTCCCCCTTGGCACTCCGCTCGAACTGGTAGCCTGGGTTCTGGCGCGAGAGCTCCAGGAGCTCGTCGTCAGTCACGGGCCGCGTGTGTTTTAGGGTAATCGCCATCCAAGGCCTCCTCGCTTGTCGTTCGCCTTGATCCTATCATATCCGCTTCCCGCATTCTGTGTGCGGCGGGGTTTGGATCGGATACGGCGACTATATCCCGGATTAGGATGCCATGGTAGGGTCGACCCCCGCAACGGCGAACGGAAATCTAATATGGAGCGGCGAATCGCGCACCCGGCCGCCGTCGGTGTCGCACGCGTTGCGCGCGTCATGACCGGGGTTCGGAGGACGGCCGGGATGAACCGGGAAAGGATAGACGAGGCCATCCGCCACTTGTCCGTTTGGGCGCGGCGCAGCCCTTGGCAGCGATTGTGGGACGAGGTGCTCGAGCAGCACGTGGGCGCGGTGGCGCGGATCAATTGCGGTGGTGCTGAGGGGCTACTGTGAGTCAGGCGACCGTTCCGATGACCAGCGGCCAGTACGTTAATGACGAAATCCCCCTCCCGGCACCATAATTGGCCACCGCACTATCGGTCCGCCGAGCAAGAACGCCAAATTGCCCCGAAGCTCACCAACGAGCTGGCCATTTATCGGCCGCAGCCGAATCGGCTCGAGCAACGATGCGAGCAGCCGTCGCGGTGTCCGTATTGAGCACTGCCCGAAGGTCGGATAAATAGCC
This is a stretch of genomic DNA from bacterium. It encodes these proteins:
- a CDS encoding DinB family protein, which gives rise to MARRLRLLRWMRLMRTDTMQLLDLLPPDGLNWSRPGQKRTIGEHLSHVAHAEQWYLERVALGAPPDPAASIADPVEHLATVRSSVVARLSRMTREERARIVQAGNKRWWSTRKMLGRMLYHERYHIRSMARIGRHHRVRIQEGLGGWERY
- a CDS encoding DUF6196 family protein → MGSETQEQAAARLLKVIANAENQVLPGFYAFEAMPDGLVQARAEALACVRDGEFWSQLIPVSHPGKVKDLFKIFQFRFNPEFDATGFVGWLHPHLARTTGAASIVICGKDRRGDEFGHGRGNIFDYWGCPADRAGEVLAEVQSLIERGSGGNASE
- a CDS encoding Uma2 family endonuclease, coding for MAITLKHTRPVTDDELLELSRQNPGYQFERSAKGELIVTPAGMESGRASGEVVGQLRDWNQSDRPGVVFDSSTGFRMPDGSVLSPDASWVRRDRWDALTIEDRKKLGPFCPDAVFEIRSESNTLAELRDKMRAYLANGARVGVLVDPDRRTVEVYRPGREPEMHQDSKTVSLDPELAGFILNLESLFTA